The following are encoded together in the Dama dama isolate Ldn47 chromosome 29, ASM3311817v1, whole genome shotgun sequence genome:
- the LOC133048459 gene encoding double homeobox protein A-like codes for MYLRKVEEVKTLELSLRWLRTVLQTVSLSPETVATRCRRSQTSFTEVQLKILVQAFSQNPYPGYTAKQRLAVEINTEESRIQIWFQNRRARHGFLERPKKNLDSSKDHASPKEKIQDGRGRRCRTSYSSSQLQTLKNAFTENPYPGIDSREQLAEEIGVPESRVQIWFQNRRSRLCIQRKRGLEEASDQRQNQGQDL; via the exons ATGTATCTCAGAAAAGTAGAAGAGGTAAAG ACTTTGGAGCTCTCTTTAAGATGGCTCAGGACAGTCCTTCAGACAGTCTCTCTTTCCCCAGAGACCGTGGCGACAAGGTGTAGGCGCAGCCAGACCTCCTTCACAGAAGTGCAGTTGAAGATCCTCGTCCAGGCGTTCAGCCAAAACCCTTACCCCGGCTATACTGCCAAACAGAGACTTGCCGTGGAAATCAACACTGAAGAGTCTAGGATCCAGATATGGTTTCAGAATCGAAGAGCAAGGCATGGATTCCTGGAGAGACCCAAGAAGAACTTAGACTCAAGCAAAGACCACGCCTCCCCCAAAGAGAAGATTCAAGATGGAAGAGGCAGACGGTGTCGTACCAGCTACAGTTCCTCTCAGTTACAAACTCTCAAGAACGCGTTCACAGAAAACCCTTATCCTGGGATTGACTCCAGAGAGCAACTTGCTGAAGAAATTGGGGTTCCAGAGTCAAGAGTCCAGATTTGGTTCCAAAACCGAAGATCTAGACTCTGTATCCAGAGAAAAAGAGGCCTTGAAGAAGCTTCGGACCAAAGACAAAACCAGGGACAGGATCTCTGA